The genome window AAATTCTGAAGGATTTTTTATTTATTTCTTTTTCAATTTTACGGTGAAATGTCTTAAAATTTCAGATTCCCACGAAATTTCATAACCTGAATTAATCTCATTTCGTCGATCAAAAATATTTTTCAACGCAACCGCGATATAATCCATATGACTTTGGAAATAAGTTCTTCTTGGAATTGCCAAACGCAGTAATTCTAATTTTGGATAACGATTTTCTCTCGTTTCAGGATCACGATCTGCCAAAATAGTTCCGATTTCTACACCACGAATTCCAGCTTCTTTGTACAATTCAATTCCCAAAGTTTGTGCAGGAAATTCTTCGCGCGTTACATTTGGTAAAAACTTTACAGCATCAACAAAGATGGCGTGTCCACCGATTGGTTGCTGAATTGGAATTCCAAATTCAATTAATTTATTCCCTAAATATTCAATTTGTTTGATACGTGATTGTAAATAAGAATATTCTGTCGATTCTTGCAAACCTTGTGCTAACGCAGCTAAATCGCGTCCAGCTAAACCGCCATAGCTTAAATATCCTTCGTATATAATTCCGAAATTCCCACAAATTTTATATAGCTCTTCATTATTCAGTGCAATAAATCCACCAATATTTACCAAACCATCTTTTTTCGCAGACATCGTCATTCCATCTCCATAAGAAAACATTTCTAAAACAATTTCTTTAATCGTTTTCGTTTTAAATTCTTCTTCTCTTTCTTTGATGAAATAAGCATTTTCAGCAAAACGAGCGCCATCAAAAAAGACTGGAATTCCATATTGATTAGACAATTCACGAACTTGACGAATATTTTCGATTGATACAGGTTGACCGCCAGAAGAATTACATGTAACAGTGATTAATGTAAATGGAATTTGTTCTTTTCCGTATTCTTTGTAGACATTTTCTAACTTTTGCAAATCGATATTTCCTTTGAAAGGATGAATCAATTCGCTGTCAAAAGCCTCATCAATAGTACAATCAATGGCGTGAGCTTTTCTAAATTCAATATGACCTTTTGTTGTATCAAAATGCGAGTTCCCAGGAACAACATGACCTTCTTTTACAAGAGCTGAAAACAATACATTTTCCGCTGCACGACCTTGATGCGTAGGTAAAAGAAACTCAAATCCAGTAATGGTATTGATGGTTTCTTTCAGTTTTAAGAAAGATTGAGAACCAGCATAGCTTTCGTCTCCAGTCATCATTGCAGACCACTGTTTGTCTGACATTGCTCCAGTTCCCGAATCAGTTAATAAATCAATAAATACTTTGTGGCTTTCTAGGTTAAATAGGTTGTAATCTTTTTCTTCGATCCACTTTTCGCGTTCTTCTCGAGTAGATTGATAAATTTCTTCGACCATTTTTATGCGAAATGGTTCGGCAAAAGGTAATTCCATTTTTCTTGTGTTTAATGTAAAACTAAGAAACCTTTAGAATATTATCAATTATTAATTGAAAATCATAAAAAAATCCTCTATCAAAAAGATAAAGGATTAAAAATTTTCTATAGCTCGTGTTAGTCAATAACAGGAACTGGTCGTTTGTTTTCGTTAATTGCAACTAATGTAAACGTTCCAGAAATCGCTTTATCACGTCCGTCACGATACATACTTTCGATAAAAACATCAATTTGTACATCCAAACTTGAGCGTCCTACACGTACTACTTTTCCTACCATTTCTACGATAGTTCCTGCAGGAATTGAATGTTTAAAATCAATTTTGTCACTACTTACTGTAACAATAGGTTTGCGACAAAAACGAGTTGCTGTCATAAAAGCAATTTCATCCATCAAATACATTACTGATCCTCCAAACATTGTGTTGTGGTGGTTTGTATCTCCAGGAAAAACAGCTTTGAAAATACGAGTTTCAGAATTGATGATACGTTGTTCAATCAACTCTTCTCTTGGTGTTTTTTCCACTTCCATTATCATATATTTACACGTTACTTTTCTTAATTAATTTTTGAGTTGATAATGTTTTTTTGTGGTGGTTTGATGATTTCATAGAACATAATTTTTACTTTTTTCGCGAAAGTTTTTGGTTAATTATTAACTCAATTTAGTGGCATTCTGACTTGTCAAAAATATTGATTTACAGTTGCGCGACAGTTCGTGATTTGCACACGATTCCCCATTAAGTTGAGCACGAATTTGATGCAAATATAAATTAGAAAAATGAAAATTTGCAGATTTATTGTGCCGAATTCGTTGGTTTGGAATAATTCGTGTAAATTCATTTTTCCGAATTTTTAATGAAGTAAGAAATAAGAATGAAAATAAAACCAATCAAAGATTTAGTTCATAATCTATCAGAATGGAATGAATTAATTTCTCAAACCAAAGATTTAACCGATAAAGTAGTTCAAGATGTTAATTTTTTGCGTCAAGAAATTAATTGGGAAGAGTATAATTTATGCAATACATCTTTTTTGGGTTGTAAGTTTAAACAACATGAAGCAATCTATTTAATAGAAAAAGGAGCATTCGTTTATCCAAAATTTGAATCAGTTCCCTATAATCCATATCGTGGAAAATTGTATACTTGGCAAGAGTTGATGGAAGGTTATGATCCGGATAATGACCAAAGTATAGATCTTAAAATTTATAAACATTTCAAAAAACATAAATATAATCCGTCTGTTTCAGAAGCTTTGGCGCAACGTTTACACGATTTGTCTATTGATGATGGTTTGCGTCGAATTTTGGAATATGACGATAATGGAATGACGAAGAAAAAAGTGGTTGGCTTTATGGGTGGACATTCTACTGCGCGCAATTCGGAGTTTTATAATGAAACCGCAAAAGCGGCGAAATTAGCTACTGAAAAAGGTTATTTTGTTGTTTCTGGTGGAGGTCCTGGAATTATGGAAGCCGCTAATTTAGGAGCTTATATGGCAAATTATTCGGATGAAGATTTGATGAATGCGATTAATATTTTGGCTGATTTAGATTTTATTGATGAAGATAAAACTGAATATTTGGCGAAGAATTTTATGACGAATGCTAAAAAAGTTTTAGAAATCTATCCAAATGGAGCAGAAAGTTTAGCAATTCCAACATGGTTTTATGGTCACGAACCGAGTAATTTATTTGCAACGAATATTGCGAAATATTTTTCTAATAGTATTCGAGAAGATATGTTGCTAACAATTAGTTTGTTCGGGTTGGTTTATGCGCCTGGAAGTGCTGGAACAACACAAGAAATTTTTCAGGAAGCAGCGCAAAATCATTATGGAACTTCAGGATATTATAGTCCAATGATTTTTTTGAGTAAGAAAAGATATGTAGAAGATACGGCGATTTATTCGGTTTTGCATCAATTAGCAATAGGAAAAGCATATAAGGAGTTACTATTTTTAACAGATAGTGCTGATTTAGCAATCGATTTTATCGAAAATCATCCACCAATTAAAGTTAATTAAAAAATAATTTAAAATATTTAAAATCGCGTAAATCACTTTATTATAGTAATTTATGTGGTTTTTATTTGTTTTTTGTCCGAATAAAATAAAATAATTTCGAATAATGTTTGGTATTTTAAATAATGAACGTATATTTGCAGTCCAATAACGCGAGATGGAGCAGTAGGTAGCTCGTCGGGCTCATAACCCGAAGGTCACAGGTTCGAGTCCTGTTCTCGCTACTAAATCGCGAGGTGGAGCAGTAGGTAGCTCGTCGGGCTCATAACCCGAAGGTCATCGGTTCGAGTCCGGTCCTCGCTACTACAAAGAGAGTTTCTAACAAGAAGCTCTCTTTTTTTATGTCTTTAACTGAAAATTAAGATTGGATAAACTATTTTTGCATCATGAATTTAGAAGAATACAAAAAACAATATAAATCAGATCAAGCAGTTGGTGCAATAGCGATCGAAAATCGCTTAAGAGAGGTCTATGGGACTTTAGAGCCTCGTTTTTATTCGCCACAAGTGATGTCTTTTCAAGGAGGAGATGATCCAATTGATGGCGTTGCGGTTTTTGATGTCAATGGTTATTATCATTTGGTGAGTTACGGAATGTCGCATTTATACTATTCTGAGGAAAGTGTAGGAGCGGATTTTAGTAAATGGGGATTTGAGTTTTCTTTCCGTGTGAAACCTGTTAAAGATGATAATGGTGAAGATCCTTTTTGGGTGGTTCAATTAATGAATAATTTGGGACGTTTTGTGAATGAAACAAAAGTTTGGTTTGATGAATACCAATTTTTGCCTTTAGGCGGTCCAATTCGTACAGATTCGGAAACGGACATTGTTGGTTTGGCTTTTATCAAGGATGATGATTTAGATGAAATTGATACGCCGCATGGAAAAGTTACATTTATACAAATGATTGGTTTGAATTCGGAACAATTGAAAAGATTGGAAGATAATTCAACCAAAGAAGAAATAATGTCAGTGATAGCTGAAATAAAGTCAGTTAATCCAAAATTTGTGTGTGAATTATAGTAGAATTTCTAAAATAAAACATATTTGCGTTAACCTATTTCTTAAATTATGTTAAATGTAAAAAACAGATTGTCAGTATTTTAAACTTGGTATTTGTTTTGATTATATCTAAATGTTAGTAGCACTAACAGTAGAATAAATTTTTCATAGGTTAGGTTAATAATTAGTAAAGCTAATTATGAAGCACTTCTTCGGAAGTGCTTTTTTTAGTATATTTAAGAAGAAAAAATAAAGATGTTTAAAAATTTATTCAACCGAAATAAAAATCAATCAAATAACAAAGAAGAATCAAAAACAATGACTTTCGAAGAAATTATTAATTCAGATAAACCAGTTTTGTTAGATTTTTTTGCAACTTGGTGTGGTCCTTGTCAAATGATGGGTCCAGTTTTGCAACAAGTGAAAGAAGAATTGGGAGATGATGTCAAAATCCTAAAAGTGGATGTTGATAAATATCAAGATTTAGCTGCACGATATCAAGTGCAAGGAGTTCCGACTTTTGCCATTTTCAAAAATGGTGAATTATTATGGAAACAAAGTGGAGCACGACCAAAAGAACAATTGGTTACAGAAATCAAAAAATATATTTAAAAATAGGTTTGCTTTGCAACCAAAGTCGATTAAAAAATCCGCTCATTGAGCGGATTTTTTGTTTCTTCTTATAAAGAATTTTTCTTTTTATTTTCTTTTACAATTCGATAAGCGATGTAAAGGAAGATCAACCAAACTGGAATTAATTCCACTGAAATTTTAAGTCCTGTAAACCACATAATTACTAAAATTCCAAATAAGAAAATTAGACAAATGTAATTACTGATAGGATACAAGAAAGATGGAAATAATGTTTTTGTGTTCTCTAAATTCTTTTGTTTTCTGTATTTAAGATGTGTTATCGAAATCATAATCCAGTTAATTACTAACGAAGAAACCACTAAAGACATCAATACATGGAAGGCGTTTTCTGGAATTATTTTATTAATCAAAATACAAATTGCAGCGAAAAAAGATGAAACTAAAATCGCCATAACAGGCACGTGATTTTTGTTTAATTTTTTCAAGAATTTAGGTGCATTTCCTTGCTCTGCCAAACCATACAACATTCTACTATTACTGTAAACAGAGCTGTTGTAAACTGATAAAGCCGCTGTCAAAACGATAATATTTAGTGCGTTTGCAATTAATTTTGAAAAATCAATCGTGTTACCAAAAATATTTAGTTTCAAATGATTCAAATTCTCAAAAACCATCACAAAAGGACTACTTTTATCCGTGATCGTTTCCCAAGGCGCCAACGAAAATAAGATAATTAATGCTCCAACATAGAAGATTAAAATTCTATAAATTACTTGATTGGTTGCTTTTGGAATTGTTTTTTCTGGATTTTTAGCTTCAGCAGCTGTGATTCCAATCAATTCTAAACCTCCAAAAGAGAACATAATAAGAGCCATTGCGGCAAATAATCCGCTAAAACCACCTTCACTATTACCAGATAACCAACCTTTAGGGAAAAAACCTCCATTGTTCCAAAGGTTTTGTATTGTTGCTTGTTCACCTCCAGTTCCGCTTATTAACAGATAAGCTCCAAAAATAATCATTGCAATAATCGCAATTACTTTGATGATAGAAAACCAAAATTCAGCTTCACCAAACATTTTTACAGATCCTAAATTCAATGCATTAATTATAATAAAAAAGAACAAACTTGAAGCCCATAATGGGATTTCTGGCCACCAAAATTGTACATAAATTCCGATTGCAGTCAACTCAGACATACTTACCAAAACATAAAGAATCCAATAATTCCAACCAGAAGCAAATCCAGCAAAAGATCCCCAATATTTATATGCAAAATGACTAAAACTTCCTGAAACAGGTTCGTTTACAACCATTTCTCCTAATTGACGCATGATGAAGAAGGCTATGATTCCTGCAATTGCATAACCTAAAATAACAGATGGTCCAGCTAAAACAGCAGCGGGTCCAATTCCTAAAAACAAACCAGTTCCAATCGCGCCACCTAAAGCAATCAATTGAATATGTCGGTTTGTAAGACCTCTTTGCAATTCTTTTTCCTCGGTATTTTTTATTTGACTCACGTGTGATGTATTAATTTGTTAAATATATGTAAAAACTATTTTTAAAAAGAACAATTTGAAGAATTGTCTTGTTTGAATTAATATTAAGAAAATGATTTGTAACGCTTTTTTATTCATGTTAAATCATCTAAAACTTGAAAAAATATTCAATAAAATTTCTAATTTTATAAAAATCAACCTTATGAAAAAACTACTTTTTACTTTTCTATTGACTCTATTTACCTCTGTTCAACTTTTTGCAGATGGTCCTTTTTTATATTCTTTGCCTTTTGGTTCGAGGGCTTATCTTGATGATACGATTTTAGAAAAAACGAAAGAAAAAGGAATTGATTATTCTACTTTCGAAAAATATTTGTTGGATAATAATATCGAATTAGGTAAGAAAGTTGGACTTCTTTCTGAACTCGAAGTTTATTTTGTGTTGAATGATAATCAAAAATCATATTTTGTTGACTATAAAGAGAAATTTAAAAAATCTGTTGGAAAGAAATTTGGAACGAAAACTCCACTTAACGAACGATTTTTAATTGCGTTGATGGATGATTGCGATACAGAATCTCCTAAAGTAGAAGTATATCAAAAATTTGTTGATGAAAATCCACAAAGTAAAACGATGCAATTTGTGAATGTTTTTGCTTATAATTTTAATCTTATTTGGGATATTGATAAAAAAGATTATTCTTCTATGAATGATTTTAAAGAGAAATACCAAGATAATTGTTTGCAAAATTTTGAGAGTTTCAACAATGATACTTCTGCCGATATTTTTTCTGAACTTGAGGAGATAATTACGTTAGGTTATAATTGCGATTATGCTTTGAAATGTCTTGCTCCAGCAAATAATCGATTGGATGTTTTGAATCAAAAAACAGAATTTATTTTAAATAAAATTGCAAATGCAGAACCAATTCCAAGAATGGTTGTAACGCAAAATGCTTCTCAAATTGGATTGTCGGCTTATGAATGGTTGGGCGAGGAAATGAAGTTAATTTCTAGCTTGAAAATTTCGGATGAAGAGAAAACTCTTGTGAATTATTTTGCCGTAAATGAAACATACAATTATATCAATCATGTCAACAATCTATATGTTTTATTTGAAGCGATTCAGAAAACGCCTTCACAATTAGCGAAATCTGCGAATAATAAATCTGTTGAAAAAATTGCTGCAAAAGATGATTGGAAGAAAATAAATCAATTGTATGATGTATTGAAAAAGAATTTTCAAAAAGACAATGAAATAGCTGTAGGTTCTAGCTCAAATCTTGATGATTTGCGTAATTTGATTTATTATTTGTATCTCAATCCAAAAGAATTGTCAAAAGTTTATCAAAACTAATTATAACCGAAATATTAAATTTTTTCAAAGACTTAAATTCGTAAATGTTGTAGATTTTATTTTAAATTTATCTTCTAAATAACAAAAAAATGAAATCAATTTATTTTCTTGGATTGGGAGCTTTAGGAGCAAAATATGCAGCGAGTTTTTATGAATATAATCCAGAAATTGTAAGTGTAATTGTAGATGAGGAGCGAAAAAATCGATACGAAAAATCGCAAATTTTTGTGAATGATAAAGCGTATGATTTTAATTATGTCACAAAAATCGAGGAGAATAATTATCCAGATTATATATTTTTAGTCGTTAAAAGTTCGCATTTACAGCAAGCGATAGAAGATATGAGGCCTTTTGTTGGTGAAAACACAATGATTGTAAGTTTGATGAACGGAATTTCTTCTGAACGTGTTTTGGCAGATCATTTTGGATGGGATCGTGTGGTGAATGCAGTTGCATATATGGATGCTGTAAAAGTTGATAATCGCGTGACGTTTTCGAGTATAGGAAAAATTATTTTTGGGAAAATGGATTCAATTAATCATGATAAATTAGTCGATTTACATGAATTGATGAATGTTGCTGAAATTCCAAATCAATTATCGGATGATATTCAGAAAGCGCAGTGGGCGAAATATTTGGTAAATGTTGTCGGAAATCAATTGACATTTTTGTTGGAGTTTCCATATGGACAATTTCGTACCAATCAACATCTCGAGGTTTTAATGGATATGATTTCTAATGAAGTTCTTGCAGTTGGGAATGCACATGGAGTTGCAATTGGTCAAGAAGAAGTGGATCGAATGAAATCTACAATGAAAATTGTGGATGAGTTTGGTAAAACTTCGATGTTACAAGATCGCGAAGCAAAAAGATATTCGGAAGTGGATGAATTTGCAGGCGAAATTATCAGTTTAGGAAAACAATATAATATTCCGACACCTTACAATGAATTCATTTATAATATGGTAAAATCAATTGAAGAAACATATTAAGAAATAGTCATAAAGTCATTCAAGTTTGGATGACTTTTTTATTTGAAATCGATTGCTTTTGGATAAGCAACTTTCTGAATAATATAAATCGATAACATAAAAAATATACTCATAATTAATGTTGCAACAGGTAAATATTTTATCGAGTCAGAAGGTAAAATCATTGGTAAAATAACCATTGCAAAAGCAGGAGGTAAGCGTAAATCTGTTAATTTCAAAATAAACATTACGATAATCAAATCGATCAAGCCAATGATTAACCAATTATCAAGATAATGCATCGTCAAACAACCAGCCATTGTAGCCATAAACATTACAAGAATACGTTTTAGACGTACAGTTAATTTTAATGTTGGGTTATTTAAAGATTCAAAAGAAATTACGATAATAGGAGGAATAGCAGAGAAGTGTGCAAAACCGCTAAAATAACAAGCTGCAAACCAAACTACACATAATCCGATTAACCATCTGTTATGGCTTGTATAAATCATTGGAATCGCATTTTCAGTTGGTTTTAGTTTGAATATTTTTATTGATAGAAAAAGTAACAAGACAAATAGAAATATCGCATATAGAAATACAAAAGATTCTGCATTTGTAACAATTGGTAATAATCCCGTAGCTAATGCTGGTGCAAGTTGACTTTTAAAAATTTTCAAGACAATTAACATCGCAACTAATACCAATGCTAATTTGAGTGATAATATAATTGGTAAAAAATTAATTCCAAATCCTAAAATAGCAGTTATGGATGGAAGTAAAAAAATATGAAATGGTCGTTGTAGCCATTTATTTTCTCGAAACGTTAAAATTCCGACAGATAATGCAGCAACTTCTGGTAAAATAATTTCTTTATCATCATAAATCATTGCCGCTCCAATCATGATTAAAATAAATAGAAAAGCAACGGAGTATGAGATAAAAGATTCTTTATTACCTAAGATAGATTTCATGAAATAAATGTATAAAAAAAACCTTTGCAAATATACAAAGGTTTTTGTCGGGGTGGCAGGATTCGAACCTGCGACCTCCTGCTCCCAAAGCAGGCGCGATGACCGGGCTACGCTACACCCCGATTCGGTCATTCAAAAAAAATGCGGAGAGACAGGGACTCGAACCCTGGCATCGGTTTCCCGATGACAGATTAGCAATCTGCTCCATTACCGCTCTGGCACCTCTCCTGGTTTTTAATAAAACGTGTGATCCAGTCAGGATTCGAACCTGAGACCTACTGCTTAGAAGGCAGTTGCTCTATCCAGCTGAGCTACTGGACCGATCCAAAAATTCATTGAATTTTGTCGGGGTGGCAGGATTCGAACCTGCGACCTCCTGCTCCCAAAGCAGGCGCGATGACCGGGCTACGCTACACCCCGATTCGGTCATTCTTTACGATAAATCTTTCTATTTTCGGATGAAAATTTTGTCGGGGTGGCAGGATTCGAACCTGCGACCTCCTGCTCCCAAAGCAGGCGCGATGACCGGGCTACGCTACACCCCGATAGATTTCATTATCGTGGGTGCAAATGTAAGGTGATTTTTGAAAATTAACCAAATATTTTTAAGAATATTTTTCGGAAACTTTCATATATGTTTCTAAATCTTTATCTCCTCTTCCTGAAAGGTTCAGAACCACAATGTCTTGCGGTTTAAAATTAATTTTTTCTAAAGCAGCTAAAGCATGAGAAGATTCTAATGCAGGAATGATTCCTTCCTCTTTTGTCAACATAAAAGCTGCTTCCAAGGCTTCATCATCTGTTGCATTTAAGAATTCTGCACGTCCAGTTTTGAACAAATGCGCATGTAAAGGACCAACTCCAGGATAGTCTAATCCAGCCGAAATTGAATAAGGTTCGACAATTTGTCCATCTTTATCTTGCATCAATAATGTTCGGCTTCCATGAATAATTCCTTCCGTTCCTTTGATCGTTGTAGCAGCAGTTTCTCCAGATTCTACGCCCAAACCTGCCGCTTCAACCGCGATTAATTTGACAGAATCATCATTTAAAAAATGATAAAAAGCTCCCGCAGCATTACTTCCGCCACCAACACAAGCAATCACGTAATCAGGATTTTCTTTCCCATATTTCTCTTTCATTTGTGCTTTAATTTCTTCCGAAATAATCGCTTGGAATTTTGTTACCATTGCAGGATAAGGATGAGGTCCAACGACAGAACCAATGATGTAAAAAGTTTCAGGATTATTAATCCAATAACGAATCGCTTCGTTCGTAGCATCTTTCAGAGTTTTACTACCTGATGTTGCTGGAATAACTTCTGCACCTAACATTTTCATTCGCGCAACATTTGGTGCTTGACGAGCAATGTCAATTTCTCCCATAAAAACGATACATTCTAATCCCATCAACGCACAGACTGTTGCAGTTGCAACACCGTGTTGTCCAGCGCCAGTTTCGGCAATAATTTTGGTTTTACCCATTCGTTTTGCTAAAAGTGCCTGACCAATCGCATTATTGATTTTATGCGCTCCTGTATGATTCAAATCTTCACGCTTTAATAAAATATTGGTGTTATATTTTTTTGAAAGATTTGGTGCAAAATACAATGGACTTGGTCGACCAACGTAATCTTTTAATAACAAATTAAATTCGTTTTTGAATTCGTCTGTATCGGTATATTTTGCTAAAGCTTCTGATAATTCTTCACAATTATGATGTAATAATTCTGGAATAAATGCTCCTCCAAATTCACCATAAAAACCTCTTTCGTCAACTTCGTATTTCATTTTGTTTATTTTTTAATTTTGTTCAATTCGTCCATCAATTGTATCGATAAACTGTTTTACTTCGTCAGTTTTTTTAATTCCTGGTGCTAACTCAAAACCACTATTGATATCAAATCCAATACATCTAGGATGTTGAAAATTTTTCAAGATAAATGCATCTTCCAATGTTATTCCTCCACTTAATAAAAAGGGTGTTGATAACTCATAGTTTGTTAATAATTGCCAATCAAATTTCTTTCCAGCTCCACCGTAATTACTTGATTTTGTGTCAAAAACAAAACTATCAACAACTTGTTGATAAGTGGTTAATTGTTGAAAATCTTCAATTGATTTTATACCAACAGCTTTCCAAATTTTAAAGTCTAAAAAGCTTTCATCAGTTAATAATTGTTGATGTTTTTGGTTGATTAATTCTTTACAAAAATCTGCTGTTTCATCTCCATGTAATTGCACAACATCTAATTTATATTGTTCAACTTTTTCAAGAATATTTTCGATGGATTCATTCACGAAAACACCAACTTTTTCTGCATTTGGAAAAATTTCAAAAATAGATTCATCTTCTACAAATCGTTTTGATTTTGGATAGAAAATAAAGCCAACATAATCGGGTTCGATTGCTGCAATTTCTTTGAAATTTTCGATGTTATTGTTTCCGCAAACTTTTATTTGAAAACGTTTCATTTCGATTCTTTTACAAATTGTTCAAATGCTTCGGTCGGATTTTCAGCTTTCATAAAATTTTCACCAATCAAAAATGCCTGAAATCCAGCTTGTCTTAATTCTTTTACTGTTTTAGGATCAGAAATTCCGCTTTCAGCAACTTTGATTAAATCGGTTGGTAATTGTTTCAAAATCTGTTTTGATTTTTCGATATCAACTTCAAAATTTTTCAAATTACGGTTGTTAATTCCAATCAAATCGATGAATTCATTTACTTTTTCCAATTGATCTTCCGAATGTAATTCTAACAAAACTTCCAAACCAATTTCTTTTGCTGTTTTCGCTAAATGATACACTTCATCTTTCGTCAAACATTCTGCAATCAACAACATCAAATCCGCACCAATTGCTTTGGTTTCGTAAACTTGAAATTCATCAACAATAAAATCTTTGCGCAAAACTGGAATATTTAAAACTTCTTTTGCTTGTTGTAAATCATCAAAACTTCCTCCAAAAAATTCTTCATCTGTCAAAACAGAAATCACAGAAGCACCATATTTTTCGTAACCCGAAACAACTTCTTTTACGTTTGCATCTTTGTTAATAAAACCTTTTGAAGGTGATTTTCGCTTAAACTCTGCAATAATTCCAGATTTTGATTTATCTAAAATTGAAGCTTTTGCAGATTTTACAGGAAGCAAGAAATTTTCTGAATTTTTAAAACTTTCGATTGATTGAGTTTTCTGTTTTTCTAAAATTTCAACACGTTTTTGCGCGACAATTTCGTCTAATATCGTTTTCATGGTTTCATTAATTTTTGGAATACATTTAATGCTTTTTTACTATCTAAACTTTCGTTTGCAATCGCTACACATTCTATTAAATCTTTGGTTGGATAAATTGTTTTAAGCGCTAAAGCAGCATTTGCTAACACAACTTCTTTTTGTGCTTGAGTTGAATTTCCTTCTAAAACACTCAAAAATATTTTAGAATTTTCTTCGATTGATTTTCCGCCTTTTATCTCATCTGGTTGAAGAATACTTAAACCAAAATCTTTACTTTCTAAAACAAATTCACCTGAATTATTGTACACTTTTGTAGGCGAAGTCAACGAAATTTCGTCATAACCAGCCAACGCAGTCGAAATCGAATATTTCACACCCGAATTTTGCATCACATAATGGTATAATCGCGCAGTTTTTACATCATACGTTCCTAAATTTTGAAATTCTGGTTGAACTGGATTCACCAAAGGTCCCATTA of Empedobacter falsenii contains these proteins:
- the trpB gene encoding tryptophan synthase subunit beta; amino-acid sequence: MKYEVDERGFYGEFGGAFIPELLHHNCEELSEALAKYTDTDEFKNEFNLLLKDYVGRPSPLYFAPNLSKKYNTNILLKREDLNHTGAHKINNAIGQALLAKRMGKTKIIAETGAGQHGVATATVCALMGLECIVFMGEIDIARQAPNVARMKMLGAEVIPATSGSKTLKDATNEAIRYWINNPETFYIIGSVVGPHPYPAMVTKFQAIISEEIKAQMKEKYGKENPDYVIACVGGGSNAAGAFYHFLNDDSVKLIAVEAAGLGVESGETAATTIKGTEGIIHGSRTLLMQDKDGQIVEPYSISAGLDYPGVGPLHAHLFKTGRAEFLNATDDEALEAAFMLTKEEGIIPALESSHALAALEKINFKPQDIVVLNLSGRGDKDLETYMKVSEKYS
- the trpC gene encoding indole-3-glycerol phosphate synthase TrpC; this encodes MKTILDEIVAQKRVEILEKQKTQSIESFKNSENFLLPVKSAKASILDKSKSGIIAEFKRKSPSKGFINKDANVKEVVSGYEKYGASVISVLTDEEFFGGSFDDLQQAKEVLNIPVLRKDFIVDEFQVYETKAIGADLMLLIAECLTKDEVYHLAKTAKEIGLEVLLELHSEDQLEKVNEFIDLIGINNRNLKNFEVDIEKSKQILKQLPTDLIKVAESGISDPKTVKELRQAGFQAFLIGENFMKAENPTEAFEQFVKESK
- a CDS encoding phosphoribosylanthranilate isomerase, coding for MKRFQIKVCGNNNIENFKEIAAIEPDYVGFIFYPKSKRFVEDESIFEIFPNAEKVGVFVNESIENILEKVEQYKLDVVQLHGDETADFCKELINQKHQQLLTDESFLDFKIWKAVGIKSIEDFQQLTTYQQVVDSFVFDTKSSNYGGAGKKFDWQLLTNYELSTPFLLSGGITLEDAFILKNFQHPRCIGFDINSGFELAPGIKKTDEVKQFIDTIDGRIEQN